The Phoenix dactylifera cultivar Barhee BC4 chromosome 12, palm_55x_up_171113_PBpolish2nd_filt_p, whole genome shotgun sequence genome has a window encoding:
- the LOC103696647 gene encoding putative receptor protein kinase ZmPK1: MRNPSIPTILIRLSLIFTLLLPFASPAPRSSLTRRSFLSVEDDSDILVSQDTSFACGFYEVGSNAFTFSIWFSKSKPKTVVWTAKRDHPVNGHGSRVTMRKDGSVVLTDYDDTVAWSTNTGSPQAHMQLLDTGNLVVKDPDGTVLWQSFDYPTDTLLPNQALNQNSRLVSAAAAGSLSSGHYKSYFDSNNILILMYDTPEFARVYWPDPGQLLWYTGRSTYNSSRSAVLDDMGQFVSSDNLAFKASDWGPAIIRRLTLDYDGNLRLYSLDESTKTWSISGVALSSVCLVHSLCGRNGICVYTPTPQCTCPPGFEVNDPSDWSKGCKRKYSIDCHKPYHAEFLELPHTDFWGSDFNFTPSLSVRACRKICKTDCSCEAFGYKETGECYPKIELHNGKSYPGTYGTIFLKLPRYVNTSKLSSRLQGHKPVCSVKEVDIGKDIRRKSSGGKDWAHFYWFVSAVFVIELLFITFGWWFIFRRGEQSAPMEEGYRAISTQFRRFTYIELKRATRNFQEELGRGGSGAVYKGVLDDDRVAAVKKLEDVIQGEEEFHAELSLIGRIYHMNLVRMWGFCSERSHKLLVSEFVENGSLDKVLFHGDGSANFLRWRQRFKIAVGVAKGLAYLHHECLEWVIHCDVKPENILLGHDFEPKIADFGLAKLLNRGESGENLSRIQGTRGYIAPEWASSLPITGKVDVYSYGVVLLELVKGARVSDWIMGRGEEVEMVLRRSLELLKEKLKSGQESWIGDFVDSRLNGKFNSKQALMMVEIAVCCLEEERSKRPSMKSVVQMLLLSDDELNSHAASFQ, encoded by the coding sequence ATGAGAAATCCTAGTATTCCCACCATCCTCATCCGTCTCTCTCTCATCTTCACGCTCCTCCTTCCTTTTGCGTCTCCAGCACCTAGGAGCTCTCTGACGAGACGTTCTTTCCTTTCTGTGGAGGATGACTCAGACATCCTCGTCTCACAAGATACGTCATTCGCATGCGGCTTCTACGAAGTTGGTTCGAATGCCTTCACCTTCTCGATCTGGTTCTCCAAATCAAAGCCCAAGACTGTCGTATGGACAGCGAAACGTGACCACCCTGTGAATGGTCATGGGTCGCGAGTTACAATGCGCAAGGATGGGAGCGTGGTTCTTACCGACTATGATGACACGGTCGCTTGGAGCACCAACACCGGCTCACCTCAAGCTCACATGCAACTTCTCGATACTGGGAATCTTGTTGTGAAGGATCCAGATGGTACAGTTCTATGGCAAAGCTTTGATTATCCTACTGATACTCTTCTCCCTAACCAGGCATTAAATCAAAATTCTAGGCTGGtatctgctgctgctgccggaTCACTATCTTCGGGCCACTATAAATCTTATTTTGACAGCAATAATATTTTGATACTCATGTATGATACGCCGGAATTTGCTAGAGTCTACTGGCCTGATCCCGGACAATTATTGTGGTATACTGGCAGATCAACCTACAATAGCAGTAGATCCGCAGTCCTTGACGACATGGGGCAGTTCGTGTCGAGCGATAACTTGGCGTTCAAAGCTTCCGACTGGGGTCCAGCGATTATTAGGAGGCTGACTCTGGATTATGATGGTAATCTTAGGCTGTACAGCTTGGACGAGTCGACCAAGACGTGGTCGATTTCGGGGGTTGCTCTTTCATCGGTCTGTCTTGTACATTCACTGTGTGGTAGGAATGGAATCTGTGTTTACACGCCGACACCCCAATGTACTTGTCCTCCTGGTTTTGAAGTGAATGACCCGAGCGATTGGAGCAAAGGTTGCAAGCGCAAATACAGCATCGACTGCCACAAACCTTATCATGCTGAATTTTTGGAGCTTCCCCACACAGATTTTTGGGGGTCTGATTTCAATTTCACTCCTTCCCTGTCAGTTAGGGCATGCAGGAAGATTTGCAAAACGGACTGTTCATGCGAAGCTTTCGGATATAAGGAAACCGGAGAATGTTATCCAAAAATTGAGCTCCACAATGGAAAAAGTTATCCAGGCACCTATGGCACCATATTCTTAAAACTTCCGAGATATGTAAACACCTCAAAACTCTCTTCTCGTCTTCAAGGGCATAAGCCTGTTTGCAGTGTCAAAGAAGTGGACATCGGCAAGGATATAAGGCGAAAGAGCAGCGGAGGAAAAGATTGGGCCCATTTCTATTGGTTCGTATCGGCAGTTTTCGTAATAGAACTCCTTTTTATTACATTTGGTTGGTGgtttattttcaggaggggggagcagtcagccccaatggaggaGGGATATAGGGCGATATCTACTCAATTTCGAAGATTCACTTACATAGAGCTGAAAAGAGCTACTCGAAACTTCCAGGAAGAGCTCGGGAGGGGAGGTTCGGGAGCCGTGTACAAGGGAGTCTTGGATGATGACAGGGTGGCGGCAGTCAAGAAGTTGGAAGATGTGATCCAAGGAGAAGAGGAATTCCACGCTGAACTGAGCCTCATAGGGAGAATATACCACATGAATTTAGTGAGAATGTGGGGATTTTGTTCAGAACGCTCACACAAGCTCTTAGTTTCTGAGTTCGTGGAGAATGGTTCGCTGGACAAGGTTTTATTTCATGGTGATGGCTCAGCTAACTTTCTAAGATGGAGGCAGAGGTTTAAAATTGCGGTAGGGGTGGCAAAAGGACTGGCCTATCTTCATCACGAGTGCCTTGAGTGGGTCATTCACTGTGATGTAAAGCCTGAGAATATATTGTTGGGTCATGATTTTGAGCCCAAGATTGCAGACTTTGGACTGGCCAAACTGTTAAATAGAGGTGAATCTGGAGAAAACTTATCACGTATCCAAGGGACGAGGGGTTACATTGCTCCAGAATGGGCTTCGAGTCTTCCAATCACCGGGAAGGTTGATGTCTATAGCTATGGAGTAGTGCTTCTAGAGTTGGTGAAGGGGGCTCGGGTTTCAGACTGGATAATGGGTAGGGGGGAGGAGGTAGAGATGGTACTGAGGAGGTCACTTGAGTTGCTCAAAGAGAAATTAAAGAGTGGACAAGAGTCATGGATTGGGGACTTTGTTGACTCCAGATTGAATGGAAAGTTCAACAGCAAGCAAGCATTAATGATGGTGGAGATAGCAGTCTGCTGCCTCGAAGAGGAGAGAAGCAAAAGGCCATCCATGAAATCTGTAGTCCAAATGCTCCTTTTATCTGATGACGAGCTAAACTCCCATGCAGCATCTTTCCAGTAA
- the LOC103696650 gene encoding mannose-specific lectin 3-like, whose translation MATAILPSIPNASLLVILSSILILLTAPSTANDSNVLVTGDVLATDGQLSYLGYSFVMQGDCNLVLYNKGNGFQSNTHGEGVNCTLALSDRGQFIIKSADGSTVWTTPPGPKKGNYAAILRPDSNVVIYGPTVWSTPDFRFAATGAYSSEAMNIPMVKNVLFSSQILYNNSTLATRDYTFIMKYDCNLALIKAAQGVIWDSGTQGKGQHCFLRLDHRGQLAVVDDRYKIVWASKPISSEGAYALIVQINGQAVVYGPVVWSTSSS comes from the coding sequence ATGGCAACGGCCATCCTACCCTCAATCCCCAATGCCTCCCTTCTTGTCATCCTCTCATCAATCCTCATCCTTCTCACAGCCCCATCCACAGCGAACGACAGCAATGTCCTGGTGACCGGGGATGTTCTCGCCACCGACGGCCAGCTCTCCTACCTCGGCTACAGCTTCGTCATGCAAGGTGACTGCAACCTCGTCTTGTACAACAAGGGCAATGGCTTCCAATCGAACACCCACGGAGAGGGTGTTAACTGTACCCTCGCGCTCAGTGACCGCGGCCAATTCATCATCAAGAGCGCCGACGGCTCCACTGTGTGGACCACGCCGCCTGGTCCCAAGAAAGGCAACTACGCTGCCATCCTCCGTCCTGATAGCAACGTAGTCATCTACGGTCCCACAGTCTGGTCTACCCCGGACTTTCGATTCGCCGCCACCGGAGCTTATTCTTCTGAGGCGATGAACATTCCGATGGTGAAGAACGTCTTGTTCTCGTCGCAGATTCTCTACAACAACTCCACGCTCGCAACCAGGGACTATACGTTCATCATGAAGTATGACTGCAATCTGGCCCTCATAAAAGCCGCACAAGGCGTCATCTGGGATTCTGGCACGCAGGGCAAAGGCCAGCATTGCTTCCTAAGGCTCGACCACCGGGGGCAGCTGGCCGTCGTGGACGACCGCTACAAAATCGTGTGGGCGAGCAAGCCTATATCCAGTGAAGGAGCTTACGCCCTTATTGTCCAGATCAACGGACAGGCGGTCGTCTATGGACCCGTAGTCTGGTCGACGTCCTCCAGCTGA